One Arvicanthis niloticus isolate mArvNil1 chromosome 13, mArvNil1.pat.X, whole genome shotgun sequence genomic window carries:
- the Zhx2 gene encoding zinc fingers and homeoboxes protein 2: MASKRKSTTPCMVRTSQVVEQDVLEEADRAKDKGTGMPPSDVTKESWAAEPEHSSKENEVVEVKSMGENQSKKLQGGYECKYCPYSTQNLNDFTEHVDMQHPNVILNPLYVCAECNFTTKKYDSLSDHNSKFHPGETNFKLKLIKRNNQTVLEQSIEATNHVVSITASGPGSSDNDPGVSVGKTPMMKTGKPKADAKKVPKKPEEAAPENHMEGTARLVTDTAEILSRLGSVELLQDSLGHVMPSVQLPPNINLVPKVPVPLNTTKYNSALDTNATMINSFNKFPYPTQAELSWLTAASKHPEEHIRIWFATQRLKHGISWSPEEVEEARKKMFNGTIQSVPPTITVLPAQLTPTKVSQPVLQTALPCQILGQPSLVLTQVTSGSTTVSCSPITLAVAGVTNHGQKRPLVTPQAAPEPKRPHIAQVPEPPPKMANTPLTPASDRKKTKLQIAHLKASFLQSQFPDDAEVYRLIEVTGLARSEIKKWFSDHRYRCQRGIVHITSESLAKDQMAITGTRHGRTYHVYPDFAPQKFKEKSQGQLKTLEDSFLKSSFPTQAEVERLRVETKLSRREIDSWFSERRKLRDSMEQAVLDSMGSGKKGSDVVAPNGALSRLDQLSGAQLAGSLPSPSSAIVQNQEQVHLLRSTFARTQWPTPQEYDQLAAKTGLVRTEIVRWFKENRCLLKTGTLTWLEQYQRHHLSDDHGHDVLSRKAAKQVAESPKNGSEVAHQYAKDPKALCEEDSEKLVPRMKVGGDPAKDCLTGKPSEATSDRSEGSRDGQGSEENEESGIVDFVEVTVGEEDAISEKWGSWSQRVAEGTVERADSDSDSTPAETGQA, encoded by the coding sequence ATGGCGAGCAAACGGAAGTCTACGACTCCGTGCATGGTTCGGACATCACAGGTAGTAGAACAAGATGTGCTGGAGGAGGCAGACAGGGCCAAAGACAAAGGAACGGGCATGCCACCGTCCGATGTGACAAAGGAAAGCTGGGCAGCAGAACCTGAACACTCGTCCAAAGAAAATGAAGTGGTAGAGGTGAAATCTATGGGGGAGAACCAGTCCAAAAAACTCCAGGGTGGTTATGAGTGCAAATACTGCCCTTATTCCACACAGAATCTGAATGACTTCACGGAGCATGTGGACATGCAGCACCCCAACGTGATTCTCAACCCCCTCTACGTATGTGCCGAATGTAACTTCACAACCAAAAAGTACGACTCCTTGTCTGACCATAACTCCAAGTTCCATCCGGGGGAGACCAACTTCAAGCTGAAATTAATCAAGCGCAATAATCAGACGGTTCTAGAACAGTCCATCGAAGCCACCAACCACGTTGTGTCTATCACTGCCAGTGGTCCTGGAAGTAGTGATAATGACCCTGGGGTCTCAGTAGGTAAAACCCCCATGATGAAGACAGGAAAGCCGAAGGCAGATGCCAAGAAAGTGCCCAAGAAGCCTGAGGAGGCTGCCCCAGAAAACCACATGGAAGGGACTGCCCGCCTGGTGACAGACACAGCTGAGATCCTGTCCAGACTTGGAAGCGTGGAGCTCCTTCAGGATTCACTGGGACACGTCATGCCTTCCGTACAGCTGCCACCAAATATCAACCTTGTCCCCAAGGTCCCCGTCCCGCTGAATACTACCAAATACAACTCTGCCCTGGACACAAATGCTACCATGATCAACTCCTTCAACAAGTTCCCTTACCCCACCCAGGCTGAGCTCTCCTGGCTGACGGCGGCCTCCAAACACCCAGAGGAGCACATCCGAATCTGGTTTGCCACCCAGCGTTTAAAGCATGGTATCAGCTGGTCcccagaggaggtggaggaggcccGAAAGAAGATGTTCAATGGCACGATTCAGTCAGTACCCCCGACTATCACTGTGCTTCCTGCTCAGCTGACCCCCACGAAAGTGTCACAGCCCGTCCTCCAGACAGCCCTACCATGCCAGATCCTTGGCCAGCCCAGCCTGGTACTGACTCAAGTGACAAGTGGGTCAACAACTGTCTCGTGCTCTCCCATCACACTTGCCGTGGCTGGAGTGACCAACCATGGCCAGAAGAGACCTCTGGTGACTCCTCAAGCTGCCCCTGAGCCGAAGCGTCCACACATCGCCCAGGTGCCAGAGCCTCCACCCAAGATGGCCAATACCCCGCTCACCCCAGCTAGCGACCGCAAGAAGACCAAGTTGCAAATTGCCCACCTTAAGGCAAGCTTCTTACAGAGCCAGTTCCCTGATGATGCTGAGGTCTACCGGCTCATTGAGGTGACAGGCCTCGCCAGGAGTGAGATCAAGAAGTGGTTCAGTGACCATCGCTACCGGTGTCAGAGGGGCATTGTCCACATCACCAGCGAGTCCCTTGCCAAAGACCAGATGGCCATTACCGGCACCCGACACGGTCGCACCTACCACGTATACCCAGACTTTGCCCCCCAGAAGTTCAAAGAGAAAAGCCAGGGACAGTTGAAAACCCTGGAAGACAGCTTTCTGAAAAGCTCTTTTCCCACCCAGGCAGAAGTGGAGCGGCTGAGGGTGGAGACCAAGCTGAGCAGGAGGGAGATCGACTCCTGGTTCTCAGAGAGGCGGAAGCTTCGAGACAGCATGGAGCAGGCTGTGTTAGATTCCATGGGGTCTGGCAAAAAGGGCTCAGATGTGGTAGCCCCCAATGGTGCTCTATCTCGACTTGACCAGCTCTCTGGTGCCCAGTTAGCTGGTTCTTTGCCCAGTCCTTCATCAGCAATTGTACAAAATCAAGAACAGGTTCACCTGCTCAGGAGCACTTTTGCGAGAACCCAGTGGCCCACTCCTCAGGAGTACGACCAGTTAGCCGCCAAGACCGGCCTGGTCCGAACTGAGATTGTACGCTGGTTCAAGGAGAACAGATGCTTACTAAAAACTGGAACATTGACCTGGCTGGAGCAGTACCAGCGGCATCACCTGTCAGATGACCATGGCCATGATGTTCTCTCAAGAAAAGCGGCAAAACAAGTTGCTGAGAGCCCAAAGAATGGAAGCGAGGTGGCTCACCAGTATGCCAAGGACCCCAAAGCACTCTGTGAGGAGGACTCCGAGAAGCTGGTCCCAAGGATGAAAGTGGGTGGTGATCCAGCCAAGGACTGTTTGACAGGCAAGCCTTCAGAGGCCACCTCAGACAGATCAGAGGGCAGCCGAGATGGCCAGGGCAGCGAGGAGAACGAGGAGTCAGGCATCGTGGACTTCGTGGAGGTGACCGTTGGTGAGGAGGACGCCATCTCAGAGAAGTGGGGTAGCTGGAGTCAGAGAGTAGCAGAAGGCACAGTGGAGCGGGCAGACTCAGACTCTGACAGCACCCCTGCGGAGACTGGCCAAGCCTAG